A genomic segment from Capra hircus breed San Clemente chromosome 7, ASM170441v1, whole genome shotgun sequence encodes:
- the SHROOM1 gene encoding protein Shroom1 isoform X1, producing the protein MLFQASQSWPASALVRAAMEALGPGGGRTSPASSTRSLDSRRLSAPTDSAYSSLSAASGGPEPPETPEPSPSPGTQQLPYLDWDYVRVVWGGPAPAARLRTSPQPRPAAAARSGPRAPEKGTPGPLSRQTTPLLYALAAEAEAAARAAEPPSPPASRAAYRQRLQGAQRRVLRETSFQRKELRMSLPSRLRPAAPARPSAEHPRSASLSHPGGELEPAHSGAPTQQRKWCFSEPGKLDRLGRGAGLARQCSGEACSSSGFIGPEPRERQQRTLAEFEGHQIRWLPATQPPSIEDPKPRSLKLGSAYRPAASRSRSASREVLAPWGSPEGVMPIAQAVPQGAETPRPPLQNKLNRFLNQKEDSEVCLAEGPHSSPSDCEQRGSENCVVSVRLPSLPDDEVFLEEAPLVRARSPADSQTPLGLPTCVHVSDQDYGAGLSQRTDQAIIPTEQPLHENPETAGVDECWQGLNSSVNVSRPTCCRPTEAANGDLLTFDPTGLLTTVPPTAAETDLKPFPGDTLGPPDNDTPGPPDHSALAWGPGEPGPQSTWASPRLEELVQELARLDPSQSDTFTSYPSPEPSLGLLDGLIPLAEVWAAMRPACREAGEEAAGNSEPGSYLLNSTRHLPTSQEGTRPENLTTHVVPDQPCDQGALKPNNSIQAKKAELADLLQKMLRDLQAEQKQLQGAAQAWARRGAALEAAVGQACAPHELERFSRFMADLERVLGLLLLLGSRLARVHRALARAGADSDPEEQASLLQRLGLLQRQEKDAKELKQHVARRERALRELLARALPAEELSAYRTLLAGKAAVLAQQRSLDERVRLIQDQLDAVRNDLGRPSPPRPAFPSGTHPPDKPPFPPPLI; encoded by the exons ATGCTTTTCCAGGCCTCACAGAGCTGGCCAGCCTCCGCCCTCGTCCGAGCAGCCATGGAGGCCCTGGGTCCCGGAGGTGGCCGTACCTCCCCGGCCTCGTCCACTCGTAGCCTGGACTCGCGGCGGTTGTCCGCGCCCACCGACTCGGCCTACAGCTCTCTCTCCGCCGCCTCAGGAGGTCCTGAGCCGCCTGAAACTCCTGAGCCGTCGCCTTCGCCGGGGACCCAGCAACTTCCCTACCTGGACTGGGACTACGTGCGCGTGGTGTGGGGCGGCCCGGCCCCCGCCGCCAGGCTTCGCACTTCCCCGCAGCCCCGGCCCGCGGCCGCCGCACGCAGTGGGCCTCGTGCCCCCGAAAAGGGGACCCCGGGACCGCTCAGCCGCCAGACCACCCCGCTGCTGTACGCGCTGGCGGCCGAGGCTGAGGCCGCGGCGCGGGCAGCCGAGCCGCCCAGCCCGCCCGCTTCGCGGGCCGCCTACCGCCAGCGGCTGCAGGGCGCTCAGCGGCGAGTGCTCCGGGAGACGTCCTTCCAGCGCAAGGAGCTCCGCATGAGCCTGCCCTCCCGCCTGCGGCCCGCGGCCCCCGCGCGGCCCTCTGCCGAGCACCCGCGCTCCGCCTCGCTCAGCCACCCGGGCGGGGAACTAGAGCCGGCGCACTCAGGGGCTCCCACCCAGCAGCGGAAGTGGTGCTTCTCAGAGCCAGGGAAACTGGATCGCCTGGGTAGGGGCGCTGGGTTGGCGAGGCAATGCTCCGGAGAGGCCTGCTCCAGCTCTGGCTTCATTGGGCCGGAGCCTCGGGAAAGGCAGCAGAGAACACTGGCTGAGTTTGAAGGTCACCAGATCAGATGGCTGCCTGCGACCCAGCCCCCAAGCATAGAGGACCCAAAACCCCGGTCCTTGAAGCTTGGCAGTGCCTACAGGCCCGCCGCCAGTCGGAGTCGGAGTGCTTCCAGGGAAGTCTTGGCCCCCTGGGGAAGTCCAGAAGGTGTCATGCCCATTGCCCAG GCTGTTCCCCAAGGAGCAGAAACCCCTAGACCACCGTTGCAGAACAAACTTAACAG GTTCCTGAATCAGAAGGAAGATTCAGAAGTGTGTCTTGCAGAGGGACCCCACAGCAGTCCCTCTGACTGTGAGCAGAGGGGCTCAGAGAACTGTGTTGTGTCTGTTCGGCTCCCATCCCTTCCTGATGATGAAGTTTTCCTGGAAGAAGCCCCCCTGGTCAGAGCAAGATCACCTGCAGACTCCCAGACTCCCCTGGGGCTCCCAACCTG TGTCCATGTCTCTGACCAGGACTACGGAGCTGGCTTGAGTCAAAGGACTGACCAAGCTATAATCCCCACAGAGCAGCCCCTCCATGAGAACCCAGAAACTGCAGGGGTGGATGAGTGTTGGCAGGGGTTAAACAGCTCTGTGAATGTTTCCAGGCCTACATGCTGTAGACCCACTGAGGCTGCAAATGGTGACCTCCTTACATTTGACCCCACTGGACTGCTGACCACTGTTCCCCCCACAGCTGCAGAGACTGACCTGAAACCTTTCCCAGGTGATACCCTGGGACCTCCAGATAATGATACCCCAGGGCCCCCTGACCACAGTGCCCTGGCTTggggccctggggagcctggtCCTCAGTCAACATGGGCCAGTCCACGCCTCGAGGAGCTGGTTCAGGAGCTGGCCAGATTGGATCCCTCTCAGAGTGACACTTTTACTTCCTATCCCAGCCCAGAGCCATCCCTGGGCCTGCTAGATGGACTGATTCCTTTAGCTGAGGTCTGGGCTGCAATGAGACCAGCCTGTagggaggctggagaggaggcTGCTGGTAATTCTGAGCCAGG GTCCTATCTACTTAACTCCACCCGGCACCTGCCAACTTCTCAGGAGGGGACAAGGCCTGAAAACCTTACCACCCACGTTGTGCCTGACCAACCATGTGACCAGGGTGCATTAAAGCCAAATAACAGCATCCAAGCCAAGAAA GCAGAGCTGGCAGACCTCCTCCAAAAGATGCTAAGGGACCTTCAGGCCGAGCAGAAGCAGCTGCAGGGAGCGGCCCAGGCTTGGGCCAGGCGCGGAGCTGCTCTGGAGGCCGCTGTCGGCCAGGCCTGTGCACCCCACGAGCTGGAGCGGTTCAGCCGGTTCATGGCCGACCTAGAGCGCGTGCTTGGCCTCCTGCTGTTGCTGGGCAGTCGCCTGGCCCGCGTGCACCGCGCCCTGGCCCGGGCGGGTGCAGACAGCGACCCTGAAGAGCAG GCCTCTCTGCTGCAGCGACTGGGGCTCCTGCAGCGGCAGGAGAAAGATGCTAAGGAGCTGAAGCAGCACGTGGCGCGGCGGGAGCGAGCCCTACGCGAGCTGCTGGCGCGCGCACTGCCCGCAGAGGAGCTGAGCGCCTACCGCACCCTGTTGGCCGGCAAGGCCGCCGTCCTGGCCCAGCAGCGTAGCTTGGACGAGCGGGTCCGCCTTATTCAGGACCAACTGGACGCAGTCAGGAACGACCTCGGCCGTCCCTCGCCTCCCAGGCCGGCTTTCCCCTCAGGGACCCATCCTCCGGATAAAccgcccttccctcctcccctcatcTAG
- the SHROOM1 gene encoding protein Shroom1 isoform X2: protein MEALGPGGGRTSPASSTRSLDSRRLSAPTDSAYSSLSAASGGPEPPETPEPSPSPGTQQLPYLDWDYVRVVWGGPAPAARLRTSPQPRPAAAARSGPRAPEKGTPGPLSRQTTPLLYALAAEAEAAARAAEPPSPPASRAAYRQRLQGAQRRVLRETSFQRKELRMSLPSRLRPAAPARPSAEHPRSASLSHPGGELEPAHSGAPTQQRKWCFSEPGKLDRLGRGAGLARQCSGEACSSSGFIGPEPRERQQRTLAEFEGHQIRWLPATQPPSIEDPKPRSLKLGSAYRPAASRSRSASREVLAPWGSPEGVMPIAQAVPQGAETPRPPLQNKLNRFLNQKEDSEVCLAEGPHSSPSDCEQRGSENCVVSVRLPSLPDDEVFLEEAPLVRARSPADSQTPLGLPTCVHVSDQDYGAGLSQRTDQAIIPTEQPLHENPETAGVDECWQGLNSSVNVSRPTCCRPTEAANGDLLTFDPTGLLTTVPPTAAETDLKPFPGDTLGPPDNDTPGPPDHSALAWGPGEPGPQSTWASPRLEELVQELARLDPSQSDTFTSYPSPEPSLGLLDGLIPLAEVWAAMRPACREAGEEAAGNSEPGSYLLNSTRHLPTSQEGTRPENLTTHVVPDQPCDQGALKPNNSIQAKKAELADLLQKMLRDLQAEQKQLQGAAQAWARRGAALEAAVGQACAPHELERFSRFMADLERVLGLLLLLGSRLARVHRALARAGADSDPEEQASLLQRLGLLQRQEKDAKELKQHVARRERALRELLARALPAEELSAYRTLLAGKAAVLAQQRSLDERVRLIQDQLDAVRNDLGRPSPPRPAFPSGTHPPDKPPFPPPLI from the exons ATGGAGGCCCTGGGTCCCGGAGGTGGCCGTACCTCCCCGGCCTCGTCCACTCGTAGCCTGGACTCGCGGCGGTTGTCCGCGCCCACCGACTCGGCCTACAGCTCTCTCTCCGCCGCCTCAGGAGGTCCTGAGCCGCCTGAAACTCCTGAGCCGTCGCCTTCGCCGGGGACCCAGCAACTTCCCTACCTGGACTGGGACTACGTGCGCGTGGTGTGGGGCGGCCCGGCCCCCGCCGCCAGGCTTCGCACTTCCCCGCAGCCCCGGCCCGCGGCCGCCGCACGCAGTGGGCCTCGTGCCCCCGAAAAGGGGACCCCGGGACCGCTCAGCCGCCAGACCACCCCGCTGCTGTACGCGCTGGCGGCCGAGGCTGAGGCCGCGGCGCGGGCAGCCGAGCCGCCCAGCCCGCCCGCTTCGCGGGCCGCCTACCGCCAGCGGCTGCAGGGCGCTCAGCGGCGAGTGCTCCGGGAGACGTCCTTCCAGCGCAAGGAGCTCCGCATGAGCCTGCCCTCCCGCCTGCGGCCCGCGGCCCCCGCGCGGCCCTCTGCCGAGCACCCGCGCTCCGCCTCGCTCAGCCACCCGGGCGGGGAACTAGAGCCGGCGCACTCAGGGGCTCCCACCCAGCAGCGGAAGTGGTGCTTCTCAGAGCCAGGGAAACTGGATCGCCTGGGTAGGGGCGCTGGGTTGGCGAGGCAATGCTCCGGAGAGGCCTGCTCCAGCTCTGGCTTCATTGGGCCGGAGCCTCGGGAAAGGCAGCAGAGAACACTGGCTGAGTTTGAAGGTCACCAGATCAGATGGCTGCCTGCGACCCAGCCCCCAAGCATAGAGGACCCAAAACCCCGGTCCTTGAAGCTTGGCAGTGCCTACAGGCCCGCCGCCAGTCGGAGTCGGAGTGCTTCCAGGGAAGTCTTGGCCCCCTGGGGAAGTCCAGAAGGTGTCATGCCCATTGCCCAG GCTGTTCCCCAAGGAGCAGAAACCCCTAGACCACCGTTGCAGAACAAACTTAACAG GTTCCTGAATCAGAAGGAAGATTCAGAAGTGTGTCTTGCAGAGGGACCCCACAGCAGTCCCTCTGACTGTGAGCAGAGGGGCTCAGAGAACTGTGTTGTGTCTGTTCGGCTCCCATCCCTTCCTGATGATGAAGTTTTCCTGGAAGAAGCCCCCCTGGTCAGAGCAAGATCACCTGCAGACTCCCAGACTCCCCTGGGGCTCCCAACCTG TGTCCATGTCTCTGACCAGGACTACGGAGCTGGCTTGAGTCAAAGGACTGACCAAGCTATAATCCCCACAGAGCAGCCCCTCCATGAGAACCCAGAAACTGCAGGGGTGGATGAGTGTTGGCAGGGGTTAAACAGCTCTGTGAATGTTTCCAGGCCTACATGCTGTAGACCCACTGAGGCTGCAAATGGTGACCTCCTTACATTTGACCCCACTGGACTGCTGACCACTGTTCCCCCCACAGCTGCAGAGACTGACCTGAAACCTTTCCCAGGTGATACCCTGGGACCTCCAGATAATGATACCCCAGGGCCCCCTGACCACAGTGCCCTGGCTTggggccctggggagcctggtCCTCAGTCAACATGGGCCAGTCCACGCCTCGAGGAGCTGGTTCAGGAGCTGGCCAGATTGGATCCCTCTCAGAGTGACACTTTTACTTCCTATCCCAGCCCAGAGCCATCCCTGGGCCTGCTAGATGGACTGATTCCTTTAGCTGAGGTCTGGGCTGCAATGAGACCAGCCTGTagggaggctggagaggaggcTGCTGGTAATTCTGAGCCAGG GTCCTATCTACTTAACTCCACCCGGCACCTGCCAACTTCTCAGGAGGGGACAAGGCCTGAAAACCTTACCACCCACGTTGTGCCTGACCAACCATGTGACCAGGGTGCATTAAAGCCAAATAACAGCATCCAAGCCAAGAAA GCAGAGCTGGCAGACCTCCTCCAAAAGATGCTAAGGGACCTTCAGGCCGAGCAGAAGCAGCTGCAGGGAGCGGCCCAGGCTTGGGCCAGGCGCGGAGCTGCTCTGGAGGCCGCTGTCGGCCAGGCCTGTGCACCCCACGAGCTGGAGCGGTTCAGCCGGTTCATGGCCGACCTAGAGCGCGTGCTTGGCCTCCTGCTGTTGCTGGGCAGTCGCCTGGCCCGCGTGCACCGCGCCCTGGCCCGGGCGGGTGCAGACAGCGACCCTGAAGAGCAG GCCTCTCTGCTGCAGCGACTGGGGCTCCTGCAGCGGCAGGAGAAAGATGCTAAGGAGCTGAAGCAGCACGTGGCGCGGCGGGAGCGAGCCCTACGCGAGCTGCTGGCGCGCGCACTGCCCGCAGAGGAGCTGAGCGCCTACCGCACCCTGTTGGCCGGCAAGGCCGCCGTCCTGGCCCAGCAGCGTAGCTTGGACGAGCGGGTCCGCCTTATTCAGGACCAACTGGACGCAGTCAGGAACGACCTCGGCCGTCCCTCGCCTCCCAGGCCGGCTTTCCCCTCAGGGACCCATCCTCCGGATAAAccgcccttccctcctcccctcatcTAG